Proteins from a genomic interval of Pseudomonas versuta:
- a CDS encoding DUF1937 family protein, with protein MRKIFLACPYSHADASVTHNRFIECNKVAARIIESGNVVFSQVSMSHPINLAFAGKDSATIGKLWAPVDAVFMDMMEELIVLDLVGWDLSSGIKREIEFYKNRGQKVSLWSEVQSEFN; from the coding sequence ATGAGAAAGATTTTTCTGGCCTGCCCTTACAGCCATGCAGACGCATCGGTCACCCATAATCGTTTCATCGAGTGCAACAAGGTGGCAGCAAGGATCATTGAGTCGGGCAACGTGGTCTTCAGCCAGGTTTCAATGTCCCACCCGATCAACCTGGCATTTGCAGGCAAGGACAGCGCCACCATCGGCAAGCTGTGGGCGCCGGTGGATGCGGTGTTCATGGACATGATGGAGGAACTGATCGTTCTTGATCTCGTAGGTTGGGACCTGAGCTCGGGGATCAAGCGTGAAATCGAGTTCTACAAAAACCGTGGGCAGAAGGTAAGCCTGTGGTCGGAAGTGCAAAGCGAATTTAACTGA
- the eutH gene encoding ethanolamine utilization protein EutH translates to MAEFGNYVIYLIMIGAVVGAFASVLKPESGLGKEFVNGIHSIGPVFLAQAGIMVAIPYLSKFIEVALGPYFGAMGSDVSIAALSIIAVDMGGYQLADALAANRDMWITAMIVGYTSGATIVYLIPVGLMMLDRKDHKYLALGAMAGLISIPFAVLASLMMITAFNLPVREVVSTTAPALHYLTLDFVGCLKLLAPLFVFCFLLAGGLRYKASLMVSGFLIFGKLMDAFIKIVLALAIVEHFTGFFMKNFGVWGFDPMFADQKELFRAIEIAGYIGIMLAGTFPICYLFQRYCKKPMEVLGKHLGLSANGAAAFIMVFANIIAVYHLFKKMNARDKVLCVALGVCAQATIGDHLAFTANFQPTLIMPILLGKLFGGLLAVAIAIRISVPAAQRYEAEEQARAQIADQFGVASIQPA, encoded by the coding sequence ATGGCGGAATTCGGGAATTACGTAATTTATCTGATCATGATAGGTGCCGTTGTCGGGGCTTTCGCCTCGGTGCTCAAGCCAGAGAGCGGCCTTGGTAAAGAGTTCGTGAACGGCATTCACTCGATCGGTCCTGTGTTTCTGGCGCAGGCAGGGATCATGGTGGCAATCCCGTACCTGTCGAAATTCATCGAAGTCGCTCTGGGGCCTTATTTCGGTGCAATGGGCTCGGATGTCTCGATTGCCGCGCTGTCCATCATTGCCGTGGACATGGGCGGGTACCAGTTGGCCGATGCTCTGGCGGCGAACCGCGACATGTGGATTACCGCAATGATTGTCGGCTACACCTCGGGCGCCACCATCGTTTATCTGATCCCGGTCGGCTTGATGATGCTTGACCGTAAAGACCACAAGTATCTGGCGTTGGGTGCGATGGCCGGTTTGATCAGCATCCCGTTTGCAGTGCTGGCATCGCTGATGATGATCACCGCATTCAATCTGCCGGTACGTGAAGTCGTGTCCACCACCGCCCCCGCACTGCACTACCTGACACTGGACTTCGTCGGCTGTCTCAAGTTGCTCGCGCCGCTGTTTGTGTTTTGTTTTTTGCTGGCTGGCGGGTTGCGCTACAAGGCCTCGCTGATGGTGTCCGGCTTTCTGATCTTCGGCAAATTGATGGATGCTTTCATCAAGATCGTATTGGCCCTGGCAATCGTGGAGCACTTCACCGGTTTCTTCATGAAGAATTTTGGCGTATGGGGCTTCGATCCGATGTTTGCTGATCAGAAGGAGCTGTTCCGCGCCATCGAAATTGCCGGTTATATCGGCATCATGCTCGCGGGCACATTTCCGATCTGCTACCTGTTTCAGCGCTACTGCAAAAAACCGATGGAAGTGCTGGGCAAGCATCTCGGGCTTTCGGCCAATGGTGCCGCGGCATTCATCATGGTGTTCGCCAATATCATTGCGGTGTATCACCTGTTCAAGAAGATGAATGCCAGGGACAAAGTCCTGTGTGTGGCGCTGGGTGTTTGCGCTCAGGCGACCATTGGCGATCACCTGGCATTCACCGCGAACTTCCAGCCGACGCTGATCATGCCGATTCTGCTGGGCAAACTTTTCGGCGGCCTGCTGGCGGTCGCGATCGCGATCCGTATCTCCGTGCCAGCCGCTCAACGTTATGAAGCCGAGGAGCAGGCACGGGCGCAAATTGCCGATCAGTTTGGTGTTGCGTCGATCCAGCCTGCCTGA
- a CDS encoding NAD(P)/FAD-dependent oxidoreductase: MNPIEIQYVDVAIVGGGPSGLSAAIELRRLGVSRVVVIEREPQAGGIPRHCGHPPFGLREYARVYTGPDYARRNVDEALKAGVDIRLQHSVTRLGDDGLLEVATPDKAIIIQAGRVLIATGARETPRSARLVGGDRPLGVINTGALHSYLYLEHLKPFERPLIVGTELVSLSAVLSCRRAAIKPVAMIESNARATARWPLSLFPRLCGVPMYFGAQLLEIHGTGRVEGASVRLANGSVRQLDCDGVLLTGCFIPESSLVRMSNLKLDLKSGGPEIDQYGRCSDPVYFAAGNLLRPVETAGWSFREGRKIAAMMVKDMHGQLPDAEHGVPIICKGGLKLCVPQRLNLSSVAGMTHLQMRVGKAVKGRLVVRADGKELWSRAGSCLPERRLLVPIASLNVPKGVQQLEVDFVGQ, translated from the coding sequence ATGAATCCCATTGAAATCCAGTACGTTGATGTCGCCATTGTCGGTGGTGGCCCGTCGGGCCTTTCGGCTGCGATAGAGCTGCGCAGGCTTGGCGTATCCAGAGTGGTGGTGATTGAGCGCGAGCCGCAAGCGGGCGGCATACCGCGCCATTGCGGGCATCCGCCTTTTGGCTTGCGCGAATACGCAAGGGTTTATACCGGTCCCGATTACGCCCGGCGCAACGTGGATGAGGCGTTAAAGGCCGGCGTGGATATTCGGCTTCAACACTCGGTAACCCGGCTGGGGGACGATGGCCTTCTGGAGGTTGCAACGCCCGACAAGGCAATCATTATCCAGGCCGGTCGCGTGCTGATTGCCACAGGCGCAAGGGAAACCCCGCGTTCTGCCCGCCTGGTAGGGGGCGATCGCCCGCTCGGGGTCATCAATACCGGGGCCTTGCATTCCTATCTCTACCTTGAACACCTCAAGCCTTTCGAGCGGCCATTGATTGTGGGGACCGAGCTGGTCAGTCTGTCTGCGGTGCTGAGCTGCCGTCGTGCCGCAATCAAGCCCGTGGCGATGATCGAGAGCAATGCTAGGGCCACGGCCCGCTGGCCGTTGTCCCTGTTCCCCAGGCTGTGCGGGGTACCCATGTACTTCGGTGCGCAGTTGCTGGAGATCCACGGCACCGGCCGGGTAGAGGGCGCAAGCGTGCGGCTGGCCAATGGCAGTGTCAGGCAACTGGACTGTGACGGGGTGTTGCTTACCGGGTGTTTTATCCCTGAGTCCAGCCTGGTGCGAATGAGCAATCTGAAGCTGGATCTCAAGAGTGGCGGGCCGGAAATTGACCAGTACGGTCGCTGTTCCGATCCGGTGTACTTCGCTGCGGGCAACCTGTTGCGGCCTGTCGAAACCGCAGGCTGGTCGTTCCGTGAGGGCCGTAAAATAGCCGCCATGATGGTCAAGGACATGCACGGCCAGCTTCCGGATGCAGAGCATGGGGTGCCAATCATCTGCAAGGGCGGGTTGAAACTGTGTGTGCCACAACGCTTGAACCTCTCTTCAGTAGCCGGTATGACGCACCTGCAAATGAGGGTGGGCAAGGCAGTCAAAGGGCGTCTGGTGGTGCGCGCGGATGGCAAGGAACTTTGGTCGCGTGCCGGCTCCTGCCTGCCGGAGCGCCGGCTGCTGGTGCCGATTGCAAGTTTGAATGTGCCAAAGGGCGTGCAGCAACTCGAAGTCGACTTTGTCGGCCAATAA
- a CDS encoding NAD(P)/FAD-dependent oxidoreductase, protein MTKPFPNQTDAYDVVVIGGGVVGCAMVRRFTLEGARVLLLEKSPDILSGASKGNSAILHTGFDAPTASLELQCMKDGYREYLDIRSKMSLPLLETGAMVVAWNEADLHKLQGIVQQAHDNGVADVSLIDRQQVHALEPYLALNALGAARVPGEFLIDPWSAPLGYLLQALMHGAEVKFNTQVDGGRFDGQIWSLETTAGMIRGKTIINCAGLFGDVLEQKLLGQSSFSIHPRKGQFVVFDKAAARYLTNIILPVPNERTKGIVLTRTVYGNLLVGPTAEEQQDRIHAGLDSEVLQQLVDAAVERIPQLEGMPVTATYAALRPASDKKEYRVGRVEGKNWMTVGGIRSTGLTAALGIAKHVFSLYQEHHVPLPATSLQWPALPNLAEHLPRDYQRPGYGEIICHCEMVTLREIENALASALPPGDLGGLKRRTRACMGRCQGFYCGARVAELSAGHLAIPLATGVCHESH, encoded by the coding sequence ATGACGAAACCATTCCCGAATCAGACCGATGCCTACGACGTTGTCGTTATTGGCGGCGGCGTTGTGGGATGCGCGATGGTACGGCGCTTTACCCTCGAAGGCGCGCGGGTGCTCCTTCTGGAGAAAAGCCCTGACATCCTTTCCGGCGCCAGCAAAGGCAACAGCGCCATTTTGCATACCGGCTTCGATGCGCCGACCGCAAGTCTCGAACTGCAGTGCATGAAAGACGGCTACCGGGAATACCTGGATATTCGCTCGAAAATGTCGCTGCCCCTGCTGGAAACCGGGGCAATGGTCGTGGCCTGGAATGAGGCTGACCTGCACAAGCTGCAGGGGATTGTTCAGCAGGCCCATGACAACGGTGTCGCGGACGTCTCGTTGATCGATCGCCAACAGGTGCACGCCCTGGAACCGTACCTGGCACTGAACGCACTGGGGGCGGCCAGGGTCCCGGGTGAATTTTTGATTGATCCGTGGTCGGCCCCGTTGGGCTATCTGCTGCAGGCGCTGATGCACGGCGCTGAAGTGAAATTCAATACACAAGTCGACGGCGGCCGGTTTGATGGTCAGATCTGGTCTCTGGAGACCACTGCCGGGATGATCCGTGGCAAGACCATCATCAACTGCGCCGGTTTGTTCGGCGATGTGCTGGAGCAAAAGCTGCTGGGCCAGTCAAGCTTCTCGATCCATCCGCGCAAGGGCCAATTTGTGGTGTTCGACAAGGCAGCAGCCCGCTACCTGACGAACATCATCTTGCCGGTTCCGAATGAACGAACCAAAGGCATCGTCCTGACCCGCACGGTCTACGGCAATCTGCTGGTCGGGCCTACGGCCGAAGAACAGCAAGACCGGATTCATGCAGGGCTGGACAGCGAGGTGCTGCAACAGTTGGTGGATGCTGCGGTTGAGCGTATTCCGCAACTCGAGGGCATGCCTGTCACGGCAACCTACGCCGCGCTGCGACCTGCAAGTGACAAGAAAGAGTATCGGGTGGGCCGGGTCGAAGGTAAAAACTGGATGACCGTCGGCGGCATTCGCTCAACGGGGCTGACCGCTGCGCTGGGGATCGCAAAGCACGTGTTCAGCCTTTACCAGGAACACCATGTGCCGCTCCCTGCTACCAGCCTGCAATGGCCGGCGCTGCCTAACCTTGCCGAACATTTGCCGCGGGATTATCAGCGCCCCGGCTACGGGGAAATCATTTGCCACTGTGAAATGGTCACCCTCAGAGAAATCGAGAATGCTCTGGCCAGTGCACTTCCACCCGGCGATCTGGGGGGGCTGAAGCGCCGCACCCGTGCCTGCATGGGGCGCTGTCAGGGTTTTTATTGTGGGGCCCGGGTAGCTGAGCTAAGCGCCGGCCATCTGGCCATTCCCCTCGCTACAGGTGTTTGTCATGAATCCCATTGA
- a CDS encoding MFS transporter: MRAPVTLAAVCLAAMMFGLEISSVPVILPTLDTQLGARFSDLQWVMNAYTLACTTVLMAVGAWLDRYGRKTLFLTSVTLFGLTSLACGLADSAPLLIVARALQGACGGAMLICQISILSRQFADPVSRSKAFAWWGVVFGAGLGLGPVIGAGIVALSSWQWVFLVHVPLALLTAALGRAGVQSSRDAPAGKLDSLGIVLLALSVFGLTYLIIQGPQPDMSRATVCWAALATLLTFMVFLISQKLNPQPVIDFSVFRIRQFSGALLGSMGMNFSFWPLMIYLPIYVQTGMGLSGLEGGLLLLAYTLPTLLIPPLAERLMLTLHPGVMIPAGMLAIGAGLIVMATGVANPQWLLACMTAGCLLAGTGLGLTNTPVTNLSTGSVPPARTGMASGMDMSARMISLAINIAVMGWILVEGIAASLRQTLPGTPDPLALQAAAQTLAAGKIEVPAAIFHAALNQGFGWVLVYGASSVLLLALASFAVFRPWSNMSSATLLMASASANTGSGSGNTAKN; the protein is encoded by the coding sequence ATGAGAGCGCCAGTAACGTTGGCGGCGGTATGCCTGGCGGCGATGATGTTCGGCCTGGAAATATCCAGCGTGCCGGTGATCCTGCCAACCCTGGACACCCAGCTCGGAGCCCGTTTCAGCGACCTGCAATGGGTCATGAATGCCTACACCCTGGCCTGTACCACGGTGTTGATGGCGGTCGGCGCCTGGCTCGACCGCTACGGTCGCAAAACCCTGTTTTTAACCAGCGTGACGCTGTTCGGTCTGACCTCGCTGGCCTGCGGGCTTGCCGACAGCGCGCCACTGCTGATTGTCGCCAGGGCTTTGCAAGGAGCCTGCGGGGGCGCGATGTTGATTTGCCAGATTTCCATTCTGTCCCGACAGTTCGCCGATCCCGTCAGCCGCAGCAAAGCCTTTGCCTGGTGGGGTGTGGTGTTTGGCGCAGGGCTGGGATTGGGGCCTGTGATCGGCGCGGGGATCGTTGCCCTGTCGAGCTGGCAATGGGTGTTTCTGGTGCATGTGCCGTTGGCACTGCTGACCGCAGCCCTCGGCCGGGCAGGTGTGCAGTCGTCACGGGATGCTCCCGCAGGCAAGCTTGATAGCCTCGGTATCGTGCTGTTGGCGTTGAGCGTTTTTGGCTTGACCTACCTGATTATTCAAGGCCCCCAGCCCGATATGTCGAGAGCGACGGTCTGCTGGGCAGCACTGGCCACGCTGTTGACCTTCATGGTTTTTCTGATTTCACAAAAGCTCAACCCGCAACCGGTGATCGACTTTTCGGTATTCCGGATCCGGCAATTCTCTGGGGCACTGCTGGGATCCATGGGCATGAATTTCAGCTTTTGGCCGTTAATGATTTATCTGCCCATCTACGTCCAGACAGGCATGGGGCTTAGCGGGCTCGAGGGTGGATTGCTGCTACTGGCTTACACCCTCCCGACCTTGTTGATTCCACCGCTGGCTGAGCGACTGATGCTCACCCTCCACCCGGGGGTGATGATTCCCGCCGGAATGCTGGCCATAGGTGCAGGGCTGATAGTGATGGCTACAGGTGTCGCGAACCCGCAGTGGCTGCTGGCGTGCATGACCGCCGGTTGCTTGCTGGCGGGTACCGGGCTTGGCCTGACTAATACCCCGGTGACCAATCTCAGTACCGGGTCCGTGCCCCCGGCCAGGACAGGCATGGCATCCGGCATGGACATGAGCGCGCGGATGATATCGCTTGCGATCAACATCGCCGTAATGGGCTGGATACTGGTGGAAGGGATTGCTGCCAGCCTGCGCCAGACCTTACCTGGTACGCCTGACCCGCTGGCATTACAGGCCGCAGCGCAAACCCTGGCGGCCGGCAAGATCGAAGTGCCAGCCGCTATCTTTCACGCGGCCCTGAACCAGGGTTTCGGCTGGGTACTGGTGTATGGCGCCAGCAGCGTATTGTTGCTGGCGCTCGCCAGCTTTGCGGTGTTCAGGCCATGGTCGAACATGTCATCGGCAACCCTGCTGATGGCTTCAGCATCTGCAAATACCGGATCGGGCAGCGGCAATACCGCCAAAAACTAA
- the ftrA gene encoding transcriptional regulator FtrA, producing the protein MPKLIDDTLAPFNAMLVVLAYDQLCTFEFGTAIEAFGRDDPQRKAPLYDLRVAAVEPGPLRAFGGVQIVVQGGLELLAQAGTIVIPGWRDLAPDVPAELLEQLRAASARGCRIVTICAGTFVLAATGLLAGKRATTHWHHHLALARAYPDIQVEPSVLYVDEGDILTSAGSSSGIDACLHLIRRDFGPDAANRAARRMVTPPHRLGCQAQYIEQPVSVKPGSSLAPLLDQLRAHPNSEIDIAHLARIVNMSRRTFLRRFHDATGTTPGDWLLGVRLERAKVLLETSVLSIPRIAEQCGLGSAENLRHHFRNKLGSSPTCYRKQFGRAVPAD; encoded by the coding sequence ATGCCAAAACTCATTGATGACACTCTTGCCCCCTTTAACGCCATGCTGGTGGTACTGGCTTACGATCAGCTGTGCACTTTCGAGTTCGGCACCGCCATCGAGGCATTCGGGCGCGATGATCCGCAGCGCAAGGCACCGCTCTACGATCTGCGGGTTGCTGCTGTGGAGCCGGGACCGCTGAGGGCCTTCGGGGGTGTGCAGATCGTTGTGCAAGGAGGGCTTGAGTTACTGGCGCAGGCCGGCACCATTGTCATCCCGGGCTGGCGCGACCTTGCACCGGACGTGCCCGCAGAACTGCTTGAGCAATTGAGGGCGGCCAGTGCCCGGGGCTGCCGGATTGTCACGATTTGTGCCGGCACCTTTGTACTTGCAGCCACCGGCTTGCTGGCGGGCAAGCGTGCCACTACCCACTGGCATCATCACCTGGCCCTGGCCCGTGCCTACCCGGATATCCAGGTTGAGCCCTCGGTGCTTTACGTCGATGAGGGCGACATCCTGACGTCCGCGGGCAGCTCCTCCGGGATCGATGCCTGCCTGCATTTGATCCGCCGCGACTTTGGCCCTGACGCTGCGAACCGCGCCGCCCGGCGCATGGTGACGCCTCCGCACCGGTTGGGGTGTCAGGCGCAATACATTGAGCAACCCGTCAGCGTCAAACCCGGCAGCAGCCTGGCGCCCCTGCTGGATCAGTTGCGGGCGCACCCGAACAGCGAAATTGATATTGCGCATTTAGCCCGCATCGTCAACATGAGCCGCCGCACCTTCCTGCGCCGCTTTCACGATGCCACCGGCACCACTCCCGGCGACTGGTTGCTTGGGGTCCGGCTAGAGCGTGCCAAGGTCTTGCTGGAGACCAGCGTATTGTCCATACCGCGGATTGCCGAACAATGCGGGCTGGGTTCGGCAGAGAACTTGCGCCACCACTTTCGCAACAAACTGGGGAGCAGTCCTACCTGTTATCGCAAACAGTTCGGGCGGGCAGTGCCGGCTGATTGA
- a CDS encoding DeoR/GlpR family DNA-binding transcription regulator — MRPNERRQHILELLRQRERISVDELARTLSTSQETIRRDLTSLAEDGQVTKFHGGASLPPCGEHENAFQTRMNEFSQEKRAVAKYAAGLYAPGDSILIDTGTTTLFFARDLARLNRITVITNSLQIAASIGASGNRVFMIGGEYRPESEQNTGALAMEQIARFNAEHAVVTIGALSTDGAFDFSIEEAEITRAMIARTRYLTVIADSSKLGKRALFQVFPLERIDRLVIDRKPMGELAKALADARVEVHEAPALNKPDWP; from the coding sequence ATGCGCCCCAACGAAAGACGACAACACATCCTTGAACTGCTTCGTCAGCGCGAGCGGATTTCGGTCGACGAACTGGCACGAACCCTGAGCACGTCACAGGAAACCATTCGCAGGGATTTGACCTCTCTGGCCGAGGATGGGCAAGTCACCAAATTCCATGGCGGTGCATCGCTGCCACCCTGCGGCGAACACGAAAACGCGTTTCAGACACGGATGAACGAGTTCTCCCAGGAAAAACGGGCAGTGGCCAAATATGCGGCAGGGCTCTACGCACCCGGCGACAGCATCCTCATCGACACGGGCACCACCACCTTGTTTTTTGCCCGGGACCTGGCGCGCCTCAATCGCATTACGGTGATTACCAACTCACTGCAAATCGCGGCTAGTATTGGCGCAAGCGGCAATCGAGTATTTATGATCGGAGGGGAATATCGCCCCGAATCGGAGCAGAACACCGGCGCACTGGCCATGGAGCAAATCGCCAGATTTAACGCCGAACATGCCGTGGTGACGATTGGTGCGCTGAGCACGGACGGGGCTTTTGACTTTTCGATTGAGGAAGCGGAAATCACCCGGGCGATGATTGCGCGTACACGCTACCTGACCGTCATTGCAGACTCTTCGAAGCTGGGCAAAAGAGCGCTGTTCCAGGTGTTCCCGCTGGAGCGGATTGACCGGCTTGTGATCGATCGAAAACCCATGGGTGAACTTGCCAAAGCATTGGCCGACGCCCGGGTTGAGGTGCATGAGGCCCCCGCCCTGAACAAACCCGACTGGCCATGA
- a CDS encoding glycerol kinase, translating into MRIAALDQGTTSTRVLVVTENGSADIQLSLRHQQHHPQPGWVEHDPLELLSNIERCLEATGQVDAIGIANQGESCLAWDARTGEPLSAVIVWQDNRTSAQIARLRSDGGETLTLERAGLPLDPYFSASKLAWIVQNLPAAQNALKAGRLRLGTTDAYFLDRLTGVFATDVTTASRTSLMNLSTGQWDSELCELFGVPIETLPEIRDTVGHFGEIGVTPVTASIVDQQASLYGHGCREEGDAKITFGTGAFALTLTGEQIIRAPEKGLLATIAWQINGKPTYAMDGGVYDASAAVEWAGRLGLFSDFSQLAAFDQPPAISRQLAFVPALSGLGCPHWDRSAAALWVGMNGGTTREDMCQALLEGVALRSVEVITSMDDFLNVTDHLSIDGGLARSPYFAQFLADTLQRSIVTQRFDELTAFGCAALAAKGIGVELKAPRNTSTTFRPKASAGEALQWRATFADAVKRCTHWR; encoded by the coding sequence ATGCGTATTGCCGCTCTCGATCAAGGCACCACCAGCACCCGGGTGCTGGTGGTGACCGAAAATGGCTCGGCCGACATCCAGCTGTCGCTCCGTCACCAGCAGCACCATCCACAGCCGGGCTGGGTAGAGCACGATCCGCTTGAGTTGCTGAGCAACATTGAGCGGTGCCTGGAAGCCACGGGCCAGGTGGACGCCATCGGGATCGCCAATCAGGGGGAGAGTTGTCTGGCGTGGGATGCCAGGACCGGAGAGCCTTTATCTGCGGTCATCGTCTGGCAGGATAATCGTACCTCTGCACAGATCGCCAGGCTGCGCAGTGACGGCGGCGAGACATTGACCCTGGAGCGGGCCGGGCTGCCGCTGGACCCTTATTTTTCGGCCAGCAAACTCGCCTGGATAGTACAAAACCTGCCCGCCGCCCAGAACGCCCTGAAAGCGGGCCGGTTGCGTCTGGGTACCACGGATGCCTACTTTCTGGATCGCCTCACCGGTGTCTTTGCCACCGATGTCACCACCGCATCGCGAACCTCGCTGATGAATCTGTCTACCGGGCAATGGGACAGCGAGCTGTGCGAATTATTTGGCGTGCCCATTGAGACGCTGCCTGAAATCCGCGATACCGTCGGCCACTTTGGCGAGATTGGGGTGACCCCGGTAACGGCATCCATTGTCGATCAGCAGGCCTCTCTCTATGGTCACGGTTGCCGTGAAGAAGGCGATGCAAAGATTACCTTCGGTACCGGTGCATTCGCGCTGACCCTGACCGGCGAGCAAATTATCAGGGCTCCGGAAAAGGGACTTTTGGCAACCATCGCCTGGCAGATAAACGGCAAGCCGACCTATGCCATGGATGGCGGCGTTTATGATGCGAGCGCGGCGGTCGAATGGGCAGGGCGGCTCGGCTTGTTCTCGGACTTTTCGCAGCTTGCGGCTTTTGATCAGCCGCCAGCCATTTCCCGGCAGCTGGCATTTGTGCCTGCGTTGTCCGGGCTCGGCTGCCCGCACTGGGATCGAAGTGCAGCAGCGCTCTGGGTCGGCATGAATGGCGGTACGACACGCGAGGACATGTGCCAGGCATTGCTTGAAGGCGTTGCGTTGCGCAGTGTTGAAGTGATCACGTCCATGGATGATTTCTTGAATGTGACCGATCATTTATCCATCGACGGCGGGCTGGCGCGCAGCCCCTATTTTGCCCAGTTTCTCGCGGATACCTTGCAACGCAGCATTGTCACCCAGCGTTTTGACGAACTGACTGCCTTCGGTTGTGCCGCTCTGGCCGCTAAAGGCATAGGTGTCGAACTCAAAGCCCCGCGCAACACCAGTACCACGTTCCGACCCAAAGCCAGCGCCGGGGAGGCGCTGCAATGGCGAGCTACCTTCGCCGATGCCGTGAAGCGCTGCACCCACTGGCGTTAG